In Citrus sinensis cultivar Valencia sweet orange chromosome 4, DVS_A1.0, whole genome shotgun sequence, one DNA window encodes the following:
- the LOC102631357 gene encoding uncharacterized protein LOC102631357 isoform X2, whose amino-acid sequence MSTTAPFQLGLIRRSNLMDKGKGLADELSNEESIDYLGNEEVPNEDNSRDEEVPDEFPNSEDENDVPKSSSTVRGPTKNSGRMRMSGGKLVVRYNGLGVPVGPEATELASFIGLLGRTSILDINQEWRKITPDLKSRLWEFIKERFIVHPNSKKQVFQALGSAFRNFKYLLTTKYILPHKHNRKRLKRPPFQYSHIPQNVWDKFVNSRLSTEFERIRRQQQNKRANNKWNHRLSRKGYAGLLDEICSETGLVETEVDRSVAWKRARKMKNGEYDPDVDSVVKKIDVLEEKAKKGEFKADARNDILARSIGRPATSGHMQGVGKFISPKMYFDTPNNSFQMRQERLNILERLDKQEAELSDLKKKIKKQPRHSDVGSSNFPLDEQTIEDEAEEMTARNEDKSIGMTRNGSPAKKKHETLTKKRQSPRKRNESPKKQVTADCPGDKPETPTKRQSPRKKQESPKQQVMKKRQSPRKKKESPMKPHKKPRMTLDCPRDKPCSPKKKTSPKKPQEKPLSRRRTRNYHIVHMNRVPGLVIFANLCEKKLAQMGYYVPYQLDEEVYKHPTKAHIGLDECQALISMKELGANHMHLYIAMLHAHMANDIVGRPFGFIHTGLVSSAHDKDAFATRVKRAQFIAERLNKANKGQMIFMPYNHGFHWVLIVIDMTTKQAFYLDSTNNDLGDDSDLKDIVTNGISMHVAVTGKKRVKPQITKVLSPNQPGSTECGYYVLRFMKDIIADPSLLLHDFKGKCEYTQSELDEVRLEYASFVSKLIV is encoded by the exons ATGAGCACAACCGCACCTTTTCAACTTGGCTTAATAAGAAG GAGCAACCTTATGGATAAAGGAAAAGGACTTGCTGATGAACTCTCTAACGAGGAAAGTATTGATTATTTGGGTAATGAAGAGGTTCCTAATGAAGATAATTCAAGGGATGAGGAGGTTCCTGATGAGTTTCCTAATTCAGAGGATGAAAATGATGTTCCGAAGAGCAGTTCCACTGTGAGAGGACCAACTAAAAACTCTGGCAGGATGAGGATGAGTGGCGGGAAGCTTGTAGTGAGGTACAATGGGCTCGGTGTACCTGTTGGCCCTGAAGCTACTGAATTAGCAAGCTTTATTGGGCTGTTGGGCCGTACTTCTATTCTAGATATTAACCAAGAATGGAGAAAGATTACTCCAGATTTAAAAAGCCGTTTGTGGGAGTTTATTAAg GAACGTTTTATTGTTCATCCAAATAGTAAGAAGCAAGTTTTCCAAGCACTTGGTAGTGCATTCAGAAACTTCAAGTACTTGCTCACCACAAAGTATATCTTGCCACACAAGCACAATCGTAAAAGGCTGAAGCGGCCACCTTTTCAGTACAGTCATATTCCTCAAAATGTTTGGGATAAATTTGTGAATTCTAGATTGTCCACTGAGTTTGAG AGAATTAGGCGTCAACAGCAAAATAAGAGAGCTAACAACAAGTGGAACCATCGTTTAAGTAGAAAAGGATATGCTGGATTGCTTGATGAAATT tGCTCGGAAACTGGACTTGTCGAAACTGAAGTTGACAGGAGTGTAGCATGGAAGCGTGCTAGGAAGATGAAAAACGGTGAATATGATCCTGATGTTGATTCAGTTGTGAAGAAGATT GATGTACTGGAAGAGAAAGCTAAAAAAGGAGAATTTAAAGCTGATGCAAGAAATGATATTCTTGCACGTTCAATTGGAAGGCCTGCCACTTCTGGACATATGCAGGGTGTTGGGAAATTTATATCGCCTAAGATGTACTTTGACACTCCAAACAATTCATTTCAGATGCGACAAGAGCGACTAAACATACTAGAGAGGTTAGATAAGCAAGAAGCAGAGTTGAGTGatctgaagaagaagattaaaaaGCAACCTCGACATTCAGATGTTGGAAGCTCAAACTTTCCATTAGATGAGCAAACAATTGAAGATGAAGCTGAAGAAATGACTGCTCGTAATGAGGACAAG TCAATCGGCATGACAAGGAATGGATCACCTGCAAAGAAGAAGCACGAAacgttgacaaagaaaaggcaaTCACCTAGGAAGAGGAATGAGTCACCAAAGAAGCAAGTGACTGCTGATTGTCCTGGAGACAAACCAGAAACTCCAACGAAAAGGCAATCACCAAGGAAGAAACAAGAATCACCAAAGCAGcaagtgatgaagaaaagGCAATCACcaagaaagaagaaggaatCACCAATGAAGCCTCACAAGAAACCAAGAATGACTCTTGATTGTCCAAGAGACAAACCATGTAGTCCAAAGAAGAAGACATCACCAAAAAAGCCTCAAGAGAAGCCACTgtcaagaagaagaacaaggaATTATCATATTGTGCATATGAACCGGGTGCCTGGGCTTGTAATATTTGCAAATCTTTGTGAAAAGAAGTTGGCTCAAATGGGTTATTATGTACCTTATCAGTTGGATGAAGAGGTATACAAGCATCCAACTAAAGCACATATTGGTCTCGATGAATGTCAAGCATTGATTTCGATGAAAGAGCTAGGAGCAAATCATATGCATCTATACATCGC GATGTTGCATGCACACATGGCGAATGATATAGTGGGTAGACCATTTGGGTTCATACACACAGGACTCGTATCATCAGCCCATGATAAGGATGCCTTTGCTACAAGGGTAAAAAGAGCACAATTTATTGCCGAACGGTTGAACAAAGCAAACAAAGGgcaaatgattttcatgccatatAACCATGG TTTCCATTGGGTGTTGATTGTAATTGATATGACGACAAAGCAAGCGTTTTATCTGGATTCTACGAACAACGATTTGGGTGACGACAGTGACCTGAAGGACATAGTTACCAA TGGGATATCAATGCATGTTGCGGTGACTGGTAAAAAAAGGGTGAAACCACAGATCACAAAAGTTTTG TCCCCAAATCAACCAGGGAGTACTGAGTGTGGATACTATGTGCTGAGGTTTATGAAAGACATAATTGCAGACCCGAGTTTACTTCTCCATGAT TTTAAAGGGAAATGTGAATACACTCAAAGTGAGCTTGATGAAGTGCGTCTCGAGTATGCTTCCTTTGTGTCTAAGCTGATAGTATGA
- the LOC102631357 gene encoding uncharacterized protein LOC102631357 isoform X1, whose amino-acid sequence MQEMASMASGLMLEKADGIYCLSNLMDKGKGLADELSNEESIDYLGNEEVPNEDNSRDEEVPDEFPNSEDENDVPKSSSTVRGPTKNSGRMRMSGGKLVVRYNGLGVPVGPEATELASFIGLLGRTSILDINQEWRKITPDLKSRLWEFIKERFIVHPNSKKQVFQALGSAFRNFKYLLTTKYILPHKHNRKRLKRPPFQYSHIPQNVWDKFVNSRLSTEFERIRRQQQNKRANNKWNHRLSRKGYAGLLDEICSETGLVETEVDRSVAWKRARKMKNGEYDPDVDSVVKKIDVLEEKAKKGEFKADARNDILARSIGRPATSGHMQGVGKFISPKMYFDTPNNSFQMRQERLNILERLDKQEAELSDLKKKIKKQPRHSDVGSSNFPLDEQTIEDEAEEMTARNEDKSIGMTRNGSPAKKKHETLTKKRQSPRKRNESPKKQVTADCPGDKPETPTKRQSPRKKQESPKQQVMKKRQSPRKKKESPMKPHKKPRMTLDCPRDKPCSPKKKTSPKKPQEKPLSRRRTRNYHIVHMNRVPGLVIFANLCEKKLAQMGYYVPYQLDEEVYKHPTKAHIGLDECQALISMKELGANHMHLYIAMLHAHMANDIVGRPFGFIHTGLVSSAHDKDAFATRVKRAQFIAERLNKANKGQMIFMPYNHGFHWVLIVIDMTTKQAFYLDSTNNDLGDDSDLKDIVTNGISMHVAVTGKKRVKPQITKVLSPNQPGSTECGYYVLRFMKDIIADPSLLLHDFKGKCEYTQSELDEVRLEYASFVSKLIV is encoded by the exons ATGCAAGAGATGGCAAGCATGGCATCTGGATTGATGCTTGAAAAAGCTGATGGCATTTACTGCTT GAGCAACCTTATGGATAAAGGAAAAGGACTTGCTGATGAACTCTCTAACGAGGAAAGTATTGATTATTTGGGTAATGAAGAGGTTCCTAATGAAGATAATTCAAGGGATGAGGAGGTTCCTGATGAGTTTCCTAATTCAGAGGATGAAAATGATGTTCCGAAGAGCAGTTCCACTGTGAGAGGACCAACTAAAAACTCTGGCAGGATGAGGATGAGTGGCGGGAAGCTTGTAGTGAGGTACAATGGGCTCGGTGTACCTGTTGGCCCTGAAGCTACTGAATTAGCAAGCTTTATTGGGCTGTTGGGCCGTACTTCTATTCTAGATATTAACCAAGAATGGAGAAAGATTACTCCAGATTTAAAAAGCCGTTTGTGGGAGTTTATTAAg GAACGTTTTATTGTTCATCCAAATAGTAAGAAGCAAGTTTTCCAAGCACTTGGTAGTGCATTCAGAAACTTCAAGTACTTGCTCACCACAAAGTATATCTTGCCACACAAGCACAATCGTAAAAGGCTGAAGCGGCCACCTTTTCAGTACAGTCATATTCCTCAAAATGTTTGGGATAAATTTGTGAATTCTAGATTGTCCACTGAGTTTGAG AGAATTAGGCGTCAACAGCAAAATAAGAGAGCTAACAACAAGTGGAACCATCGTTTAAGTAGAAAAGGATATGCTGGATTGCTTGATGAAATT tGCTCGGAAACTGGACTTGTCGAAACTGAAGTTGACAGGAGTGTAGCATGGAAGCGTGCTAGGAAGATGAAAAACGGTGAATATGATCCTGATGTTGATTCAGTTGTGAAGAAGATT GATGTACTGGAAGAGAAAGCTAAAAAAGGAGAATTTAAAGCTGATGCAAGAAATGATATTCTTGCACGTTCAATTGGAAGGCCTGCCACTTCTGGACATATGCAGGGTGTTGGGAAATTTATATCGCCTAAGATGTACTTTGACACTCCAAACAATTCATTTCAGATGCGACAAGAGCGACTAAACATACTAGAGAGGTTAGATAAGCAAGAAGCAGAGTTGAGTGatctgaagaagaagattaaaaaGCAACCTCGACATTCAGATGTTGGAAGCTCAAACTTTCCATTAGATGAGCAAACAATTGAAGATGAAGCTGAAGAAATGACTGCTCGTAATGAGGACAAG TCAATCGGCATGACAAGGAATGGATCACCTGCAAAGAAGAAGCACGAAacgttgacaaagaaaaggcaaTCACCTAGGAAGAGGAATGAGTCACCAAAGAAGCAAGTGACTGCTGATTGTCCTGGAGACAAACCAGAAACTCCAACGAAAAGGCAATCACCAAGGAAGAAACAAGAATCACCAAAGCAGcaagtgatgaagaaaagGCAATCACcaagaaagaagaaggaatCACCAATGAAGCCTCACAAGAAACCAAGAATGACTCTTGATTGTCCAAGAGACAAACCATGTAGTCCAAAGAAGAAGACATCACCAAAAAAGCCTCAAGAGAAGCCACTgtcaagaagaagaacaaggaATTATCATATTGTGCATATGAACCGGGTGCCTGGGCTTGTAATATTTGCAAATCTTTGTGAAAAGAAGTTGGCTCAAATGGGTTATTATGTACCTTATCAGTTGGATGAAGAGGTATACAAGCATCCAACTAAAGCACATATTGGTCTCGATGAATGTCAAGCATTGATTTCGATGAAAGAGCTAGGAGCAAATCATATGCATCTATACATCGC GATGTTGCATGCACACATGGCGAATGATATAGTGGGTAGACCATTTGGGTTCATACACACAGGACTCGTATCATCAGCCCATGATAAGGATGCCTTTGCTACAAGGGTAAAAAGAGCACAATTTATTGCCGAACGGTTGAACAAAGCAAACAAAGGgcaaatgattttcatgccatatAACCATGG TTTCCATTGGGTGTTGATTGTAATTGATATGACGACAAAGCAAGCGTTTTATCTGGATTCTACGAACAACGATTTGGGTGACGACAGTGACCTGAAGGACATAGTTACCAA TGGGATATCAATGCATGTTGCGGTGACTGGTAAAAAAAGGGTGAAACCACAGATCACAAAAGTTTTG TCCCCAAATCAACCAGGGAGTACTGAGTGTGGATACTATGTGCTGAGGTTTATGAAAGACATAATTGCAGACCCGAGTTTACTTCTCCATGAT TTTAAAGGGAAATGTGAATACACTCAAAGTGAGCTTGATGAAGTGCGTCTCGAGTATGCTTCCTTTGTGTCTAAGCTGATAGTATGA
- the LOC102631357 gene encoding uncharacterized protein LOC102631357 isoform X4, which yields MQEMASMASGLMLEKADGIYCLSNLMDKGKGLADELSNEESIDYLGNEEVPNEDNSRDEEVPDEFPNSEDENDVPKSSSTVRGPTKNSGRMRMSGGKLVVRYNGLGVPVGPEATELASFIGLLGRTSILDINQEWRKITPDLKSRLWEFIKERFIVHPNSKKQVFQALGSAFRNFKYLLTTKYILPHKHNRKRLKRPPFQYSHIPQNVWDKFVNSRLSTEFERIRRQQQNKRANNKWNHRLSRKGYAGLLDEICSETGLVETEVDRSVAWKRARKMKNGEYDPDVDSVVKKIDVLEEKAKKGEFKADARNDILARSIGRPATSGHMQGVGKFISPKMYFDTPNNSFQMRQERLNILERLDKQEAELSDLKKKIKKQPRHSDVGSSNFPLDEQTIEDEAEEMTARNEDKSIGMTRNGSPAKKKHETLTKKRQSPRKRNESPKKQVTADCPGDKPETPTKRQSPRKKQESPKQQVMKKRQSPRKKKESPMKPHKKPRMTLDCPRDKPCSPKKKTSPKKPQEKPLSRRRTRNYHIVHMNRVPGLVIFANLCEKKLAQMGYYVPYQLDEEVYKHPTKAHIGLDECQALISMKELGANHMHLYIAMLHAHMANDIVGRPFGFIHTGLVSSAHDKDAFATRVKRAQFIAERLNKANKGQMIFMPYNHGFHWVLIVIDMTTKQAFYLDSTNNDLGDDSDLKDIVTNGISMHVAVTGKKRVKPQITKVLGVLSVDTMC from the exons ATGCAAGAGATGGCAAGCATGGCATCTGGATTGATGCTTGAAAAAGCTGATGGCATTTACTGCTT GAGCAACCTTATGGATAAAGGAAAAGGACTTGCTGATGAACTCTCTAACGAGGAAAGTATTGATTATTTGGGTAATGAAGAGGTTCCTAATGAAGATAATTCAAGGGATGAGGAGGTTCCTGATGAGTTTCCTAATTCAGAGGATGAAAATGATGTTCCGAAGAGCAGTTCCACTGTGAGAGGACCAACTAAAAACTCTGGCAGGATGAGGATGAGTGGCGGGAAGCTTGTAGTGAGGTACAATGGGCTCGGTGTACCTGTTGGCCCTGAAGCTACTGAATTAGCAAGCTTTATTGGGCTGTTGGGCCGTACTTCTATTCTAGATATTAACCAAGAATGGAGAAAGATTACTCCAGATTTAAAAAGCCGTTTGTGGGAGTTTATTAAg GAACGTTTTATTGTTCATCCAAATAGTAAGAAGCAAGTTTTCCAAGCACTTGGTAGTGCATTCAGAAACTTCAAGTACTTGCTCACCACAAAGTATATCTTGCCACACAAGCACAATCGTAAAAGGCTGAAGCGGCCACCTTTTCAGTACAGTCATATTCCTCAAAATGTTTGGGATAAATTTGTGAATTCTAGATTGTCCACTGAGTTTGAG AGAATTAGGCGTCAACAGCAAAATAAGAGAGCTAACAACAAGTGGAACCATCGTTTAAGTAGAAAAGGATATGCTGGATTGCTTGATGAAATT tGCTCGGAAACTGGACTTGTCGAAACTGAAGTTGACAGGAGTGTAGCATGGAAGCGTGCTAGGAAGATGAAAAACGGTGAATATGATCCTGATGTTGATTCAGTTGTGAAGAAGATT GATGTACTGGAAGAGAAAGCTAAAAAAGGAGAATTTAAAGCTGATGCAAGAAATGATATTCTTGCACGTTCAATTGGAAGGCCTGCCACTTCTGGACATATGCAGGGTGTTGGGAAATTTATATCGCCTAAGATGTACTTTGACACTCCAAACAATTCATTTCAGATGCGACAAGAGCGACTAAACATACTAGAGAGGTTAGATAAGCAAGAAGCAGAGTTGAGTGatctgaagaagaagattaaaaaGCAACCTCGACATTCAGATGTTGGAAGCTCAAACTTTCCATTAGATGAGCAAACAATTGAAGATGAAGCTGAAGAAATGACTGCTCGTAATGAGGACAAG TCAATCGGCATGACAAGGAATGGATCACCTGCAAAGAAGAAGCACGAAacgttgacaaagaaaaggcaaTCACCTAGGAAGAGGAATGAGTCACCAAAGAAGCAAGTGACTGCTGATTGTCCTGGAGACAAACCAGAAACTCCAACGAAAAGGCAATCACCAAGGAAGAAACAAGAATCACCAAAGCAGcaagtgatgaagaaaagGCAATCACcaagaaagaagaaggaatCACCAATGAAGCCTCACAAGAAACCAAGAATGACTCTTGATTGTCCAAGAGACAAACCATGTAGTCCAAAGAAGAAGACATCACCAAAAAAGCCTCAAGAGAAGCCACTgtcaagaagaagaacaaggaATTATCATATTGTGCATATGAACCGGGTGCCTGGGCTTGTAATATTTGCAAATCTTTGTGAAAAGAAGTTGGCTCAAATGGGTTATTATGTACCTTATCAGTTGGATGAAGAGGTATACAAGCATCCAACTAAAGCACATATTGGTCTCGATGAATGTCAAGCATTGATTTCGATGAAAGAGCTAGGAGCAAATCATATGCATCTATACATCGC GATGTTGCATGCACACATGGCGAATGATATAGTGGGTAGACCATTTGGGTTCATACACACAGGACTCGTATCATCAGCCCATGATAAGGATGCCTTTGCTACAAGGGTAAAAAGAGCACAATTTATTGCCGAACGGTTGAACAAAGCAAACAAAGGgcaaatgattttcatgccatatAACCATGG TTTCCATTGGGTGTTGATTGTAATTGATATGACGACAAAGCAAGCGTTTTATCTGGATTCTACGAACAACGATTTGGGTGACGACAGTGACCTGAAGGACATAGTTACCAA TGGGATATCAATGCATGTTGCGGTGACTGGTAAAAAAAGGGTGAAACCACAGATCACAAAAGTTTTG GGAGTACTGAGTGTGGATACTATGTGCTGA
- the LOC102631357 gene encoding uncharacterized protein LOC102631357 isoform X3: MDKGKGLADELSNEESIDYLGNEEVPNEDNSRDEEVPDEFPNSEDENDVPKSSSTVRGPTKNSGRMRMSGGKLVVRYNGLGVPVGPEATELASFIGLLGRTSILDINQEWRKITPDLKSRLWEFIKERFIVHPNSKKQVFQALGSAFRNFKYLLTTKYILPHKHNRKRLKRPPFQYSHIPQNVWDKFVNSRLSTEFERIRRQQQNKRANNKWNHRLSRKGYAGLLDEICSETGLVETEVDRSVAWKRARKMKNGEYDPDVDSVVKKIDVLEEKAKKGEFKADARNDILARSIGRPATSGHMQGVGKFISPKMYFDTPNNSFQMRQERLNILERLDKQEAELSDLKKKIKKQPRHSDVGSSNFPLDEQTIEDEAEEMTARNEDKSIGMTRNGSPAKKKHETLTKKRQSPRKRNESPKKQVTADCPGDKPETPTKRQSPRKKQESPKQQVMKKRQSPRKKKESPMKPHKKPRMTLDCPRDKPCSPKKKTSPKKPQEKPLSRRRTRNYHIVHMNRVPGLVIFANLCEKKLAQMGYYVPYQLDEEVYKHPTKAHIGLDECQALISMKELGANHMHLYIAMLHAHMANDIVGRPFGFIHTGLVSSAHDKDAFATRVKRAQFIAERLNKANKGQMIFMPYNHGFHWVLIVIDMTTKQAFYLDSTNNDLGDDSDLKDIVTNGISMHVAVTGKKRVKPQITKVLSPNQPGSTECGYYVLRFMKDIIADPSLLLHDFKGKCEYTQSELDEVRLEYASFVSKLIV, translated from the exons ATGGATAAAGGAAAAGGACTTGCTGATGAACTCTCTAACGAGGAAAGTATTGATTATTTGGGTAATGAAGAGGTTCCTAATGAAGATAATTCAAGGGATGAGGAGGTTCCTGATGAGTTTCCTAATTCAGAGGATGAAAATGATGTTCCGAAGAGCAGTTCCACTGTGAGAGGACCAACTAAAAACTCTGGCAGGATGAGGATGAGTGGCGGGAAGCTTGTAGTGAGGTACAATGGGCTCGGTGTACCTGTTGGCCCTGAAGCTACTGAATTAGCAAGCTTTATTGGGCTGTTGGGCCGTACTTCTATTCTAGATATTAACCAAGAATGGAGAAAGATTACTCCAGATTTAAAAAGCCGTTTGTGGGAGTTTATTAAg GAACGTTTTATTGTTCATCCAAATAGTAAGAAGCAAGTTTTCCAAGCACTTGGTAGTGCATTCAGAAACTTCAAGTACTTGCTCACCACAAAGTATATCTTGCCACACAAGCACAATCGTAAAAGGCTGAAGCGGCCACCTTTTCAGTACAGTCATATTCCTCAAAATGTTTGGGATAAATTTGTGAATTCTAGATTGTCCACTGAGTTTGAG AGAATTAGGCGTCAACAGCAAAATAAGAGAGCTAACAACAAGTGGAACCATCGTTTAAGTAGAAAAGGATATGCTGGATTGCTTGATGAAATT tGCTCGGAAACTGGACTTGTCGAAACTGAAGTTGACAGGAGTGTAGCATGGAAGCGTGCTAGGAAGATGAAAAACGGTGAATATGATCCTGATGTTGATTCAGTTGTGAAGAAGATT GATGTACTGGAAGAGAAAGCTAAAAAAGGAGAATTTAAAGCTGATGCAAGAAATGATATTCTTGCACGTTCAATTGGAAGGCCTGCCACTTCTGGACATATGCAGGGTGTTGGGAAATTTATATCGCCTAAGATGTACTTTGACACTCCAAACAATTCATTTCAGATGCGACAAGAGCGACTAAACATACTAGAGAGGTTAGATAAGCAAGAAGCAGAGTTGAGTGatctgaagaagaagattaaaaaGCAACCTCGACATTCAGATGTTGGAAGCTCAAACTTTCCATTAGATGAGCAAACAATTGAAGATGAAGCTGAAGAAATGACTGCTCGTAATGAGGACAAG TCAATCGGCATGACAAGGAATGGATCACCTGCAAAGAAGAAGCACGAAacgttgacaaagaaaaggcaaTCACCTAGGAAGAGGAATGAGTCACCAAAGAAGCAAGTGACTGCTGATTGTCCTGGAGACAAACCAGAAACTCCAACGAAAAGGCAATCACCAAGGAAGAAACAAGAATCACCAAAGCAGcaagtgatgaagaaaagGCAATCACcaagaaagaagaaggaatCACCAATGAAGCCTCACAAGAAACCAAGAATGACTCTTGATTGTCCAAGAGACAAACCATGTAGTCCAAAGAAGAAGACATCACCAAAAAAGCCTCAAGAGAAGCCACTgtcaagaagaagaacaaggaATTATCATATTGTGCATATGAACCGGGTGCCTGGGCTTGTAATATTTGCAAATCTTTGTGAAAAGAAGTTGGCTCAAATGGGTTATTATGTACCTTATCAGTTGGATGAAGAGGTATACAAGCATCCAACTAAAGCACATATTGGTCTCGATGAATGTCAAGCATTGATTTCGATGAAAGAGCTAGGAGCAAATCATATGCATCTATACATCGC GATGTTGCATGCACACATGGCGAATGATATAGTGGGTAGACCATTTGGGTTCATACACACAGGACTCGTATCATCAGCCCATGATAAGGATGCCTTTGCTACAAGGGTAAAAAGAGCACAATTTATTGCCGAACGGTTGAACAAAGCAAACAAAGGgcaaatgattttcatgccatatAACCATGG TTTCCATTGGGTGTTGATTGTAATTGATATGACGACAAAGCAAGCGTTTTATCTGGATTCTACGAACAACGATTTGGGTGACGACAGTGACCTGAAGGACATAGTTACCAA TGGGATATCAATGCATGTTGCGGTGACTGGTAAAAAAAGGGTGAAACCACAGATCACAAAAGTTTTG TCCCCAAATCAACCAGGGAGTACTGAGTGTGGATACTATGTGCTGAGGTTTATGAAAGACATAATTGCAGACCCGAGTTTACTTCTCCATGAT TTTAAAGGGAAATGTGAATACACTCAAAGTGAGCTTGATGAAGTGCGTCTCGAGTATGCTTCCTTTGTGTCTAAGCTGATAGTATGA